The following are from one region of the Candidatus Cloacimonadota bacterium genome:
- a CDS encoding T9SS type A sorting domain-containing protein, translating into MSEIKLIGNYPNPFYSATTISFSTAENGEDAEMSIYNLKGQKVKTLECFRQLPDTKATKSLFHIVWDGKDENN; encoded by the coding sequence AAAATTAATCGGGAATTATCCCAATCCATTCTATTCTGCAACCACAATTTCTTTTTCCACCGCAGAGAACGGAGAGGACGCAGAGATGTCGATTTATAATTTGAAAGGTCAAAAAGTGAAAACTTTGGAGTGTTTCCGGCAGCTGCCGGATACAAAAGCGACAAAGTCGCTTTTCCACATAGTCTGGGACGGAAAAGATGAAAATAAC